One region of Miscanthus floridulus cultivar M001 chromosome 19, ASM1932011v1, whole genome shotgun sequence genomic DNA includes:
- the LOC136526354 gene encoding two-component response regulator ORR24-like, with protein sequence MVKAIKHGACDYMVKPVRPEMVKNIWMRVVRKSKSNPRNKVSSRNDNPSQMVQSVDDENGEKDDAKHTRKHWKKNRKDGDGAKKDENISTQKKQRVEWSSQLHSKFVEAINHIGMDKAKYRMYLKNWKEGTLKYSAFVDEQQAWLNGKTHVDSNMSVPECSSTNISNDHQPLGTSMRFPSSRSGISYASKLRASILGSNKGIPFDPDSFFEEIASGEMSACHVPLQSPELANHPSVQMQSLSTDLVAPSSHLSLQSPELVNQPSIQIQSSSVGMFNQVAREPPQFTRFRNSSNSWTTGVSSSFHEIGQNVGMSVGPSQRNNIFMNQLPRLVASSQSVPTSRNEYQNQMAGVIGTTTPMVSFNEQATLAPFNFGSNGSSTVMPINNFAPGSSLSTRPALSNLKICNSVILTQMPNGGGTTGNLPEGGTVGHQTVGDQENNNNQLPVATREVQISNYVMPAQMLNGGVASCNLPKGSNIDLHPVGDQVNSTNELPTGTSEAQNGAIDDIEAFFADWIKQDLLNNDDAFFNGNMEFAP encoded by the exons ATGGTGAAGGCGATAAAGCATGGAGCTTGTGACTATATGGTGAAGCCAGTACGCCCTGAAATGGTCAAGAACATATGGATGCGTGTGGTGAGGAAGAGCAAGAGTAATCCAAGGAACAAAGTCAGCAGCAGAAATGATAATCCTAGTCAAATGGTGCAATCTGTGGATGATGAGAATGGTGAAAAGGATGATGCAAAGCACACCAGGAAGCATTGGAAGaagaacagaaaagatggagATGGTGCTAAAAAGGATGAGAACATATCGACCCAGAAAAAGCAAAGGGTCGAGTGGTCTAGTCAGCTGCACTCCAAGTTTGTGGAAGCCATCAATCACATTGGCATGGACA AGGCT AAGTATCGTATGTACTTGAAAAACTGGAAAGAGGGCACACTCAAGTACTCAGCATTTGTGGATGAACAACAAGCATGGCTGAATGGCAAGACACACGTTGATAGCAACATGAGTGTACCAGAATGTTCATCTACAAACATTTCAAATGATCATCAACCATTGGGCACAAGCATGCGCTTTCCTTCATCTCGTTCTGGCATCTCCTATGCAAGCAAATTGCGTGCCAGTATTTTGGGGTCAAACAAAGGTATTCCATTTGATCCTGACAGCTTCTTTGAAGAAATAGCAAGTGGTGAGATGTCGGCTTGTCATGTACCATTGCAGTCTCCTGAGTTGGCAAACCACCCTTCGGTTCAAATGCAATCATTGTCTACTGACCTAGTGGCTCCTTCGAGTCATTTATCATTACAGTCACCTGAGTTAGTGAACCAACCTTCAATTCAGATTCAGTCATCTTCTGTTGGCATGTTCAACCAAGTTGCCAGGGAGCCTCCCCAGTTTACCAGATTTAGAAACTCTAGCAACTCCTGGACAACTGGTGTGTCGTCCAGTTTCCATGAAATTGGTCAAAATGTTGGAATGTCTGTTGGTCCATCGCAAAGAAACAACATCTTCATGAACCAGTTGCCAAGACTAGTAGCCTCTTCTCAGAGTGTTCCAACTTCTAGAAATGAATATCAAAACCAAATGGCAGGAGTCATAGGGACAACAACACCAATGGTAAGCTTCAATGAGCAGGCAACCCTAGCACCATTCAACTTTGGAAGCAACGGAAGCTCTACAGTGATGCCAATTAACAACTTTGCTCCAGGTAGTTCTTTAAGCACTAGACCTGCATTGTCTAACCTTAAGATATGTAATTCTGTCATACTGACCCAAATGCCAAATGGTGGGGGTACAACTGGAAATCTCCCTGAAGGTGGTACCGTTGGTCATCAAACTGTTGGTGATCAAGAGAATAACAACAATCAACTCCCCGTGGCAACAAGGGAAGTGCAGATTAGCAATTATGTTATGCCAGCCCAGATGCTGAATGGTGGGGTTGCAAGTTGCAATCTCCCTAAAGGTAGCAACATTGATCTGCATCCTGTTGGTGATCAAGTGAATAGCACCAATGAACTTCCCACAGGAACAAGCGAGGCACAGAATGGAGCCATTGATGACATAGAGGCCTTTTTCGCCGATTGGATTAAACAA GATTTACTCAACAATGATGATGCTTTCTTCAATGGGAACATGGAGTTTGCTCCGTGA